The genomic region ATACGCCTGCTCGCGGGTCATGTTATGCTCAGCGGAGAGGTAGTCAATGATATAGCGGATAGCCTGCTGGGTGTCCTTGAACAGGTCCGGGCCATGCGCTGTTGCCACGTAATACCCGGCTTCATCGGCCACCGTCAGCTTCTTGCCTGGGGGAGTCAGGAAGCGCAGTTCGGGGATGTTTGCGCCTTTCTTCAGGTTGAAGCGCAGGGTGACGGTCATCAAGGTTTCAACGCCGGTGCCATTGACTTCGCCGTCGCCCTGGGCGGAATGGCAATCGCCGCAGGAGAAGAGTGCGCCGGGTACCAGCACCGGAAACCAGACTTTGGCGCCAGGGGTCAGGTGGCGAATATCAATATTGCCCGCGTTCTCGCGCGGCGGGATGGTGATCAAGCGACCTGATTCGCGTGGGCCAACGCCCATTACGCCACAAAACGGCTCGTAGGGGATGCGAATGTCAGGTCGGAAGATAACGGAGTTCCCCTCAAACGAGTAGTGATGCAGGTAGGGGTTAGAGAAGTCCTCGGCCAGCAAGCCAAAGCCAGGGATTACTGCATTCCAGCCCCAGCCCTTGTGCTGAATGCTGATGATGTCCACTTCCAGGGCGTCTCCGGGTTCGGCTCCCTCCACGTAGACGGGGCCGGTCAGCGGATGGATGAACGCGAAGTCCAGGGCGCTGACTACTTCAGCGGGGGATTGCGGGGTCACTTGCCCGGCTGAGGCTTCGAGCGTCTCAAAGACTACCGTGTCTCCGGGCTGGATATGCACACGCGGCGGGAGGGTGTTGTCCCAGAAGGCATGGGGTTGGGTGTCGTCGAGATGATGAGTTGCCATGTGAGTTCCCCTTTCGCTGAGATCGTTCCGTTGAACAGTTTCTACTGAAGAGTTTCTACGCTACGCCATATTCAGTTCAGCCGCTCGATGATCGTGGCGATGCCCTGGCCGACGCCAATACACATCGTCGCCAGACCCAGCCGAGCGTCGCGCCGCTCCATTTCGTAGAGCAGAGTGGTCAGAATGCGCGCGCCTGAGCAGCCCAGTGGATGGCCCAGCGCGATAGCGCCGCCGTTGACGTTGGTGTGCTCGTGGTCCAATCCCAGCGCGCGCATGCACTGGAGGGTCTGGACGGCAAAC from Ktedonobacterales bacterium harbors:
- a CDS encoding acetamidase/formamidase family protein, with amino-acid sequence MATHHLDDTQPHAFWDNTLPPRVHIQPGDTVVFETLEASAGQVTPQSPAEVVSALDFAFIHPLTGPVYVEGAEPGDALEVDIISIQHKGWGWNAVIPGFGLLAEDFSNPYLHHYSFEGNSVIFRPDIRIPYEPFCGVMGVGPRESGRLITIPPRENAGNIDIRHLTPGAKVWFPVLVPGALFSCGDCHSAQGDGEVNGTGVETLMTVTLRFNLKKGANIPELRFLTPPGKKLTVADEAGYYVATAHGPDLFKDTQQAIRYIIDYLSAEHNMTREQAYCLCGAAVDLKISEVVDAPNWIVSAYLPLSIFATRPTF